From Rana temporaria chromosome 5, aRanTem1.1, whole genome shotgun sequence:
gcaaattaagaggGACCctgtgtcaccagaactagtgtccctaatGTCCCTATCCCATAACTAAACAggatgtgagaggaaatctctataAATGaagggggacccccaggtcaccagtactagtgtccccattgggggagattccacttcacttcctgtccaataacaaaacaggaagtgaaaggcaatccctacaaattaagggggacccccaggtcaccaaaactagtgtccccattggaggagaGTTCCCTTCGCTTCCAATCTCTTAACCAAACAGAGATTtccatttacttcctgtcccatagccaaacaggaagtgagaggaaatacctaCAAATGAAGGGGATCTCaaggtcatcagaactagtgtccccattgggaagatttcccttcaaattaaggggacccccaggtcaccacaaCTATTATTCCTATTGGGGAGAGTTCCCTTCGCTTCCCATGtcataaccaaacaggaagtgagaggaaatccctgcaaattaagggggaccctcaggtcaccagaactagtgtccccattggttatgggataggaagtgaaaggaaattccccaatggggacactagttctggtgacctagggGTCCTCAATTTGTAGgggtttcctcttacttcctgtctggttatgggataggaagtgaaaggaaattccccaaacaggaagtgagaggaaaccccTACAAATTGAGGACCTCATGGTCATCATAAATAGtgaccccattggggagatttccatttacttcctgtcccatagcagaaagggagaggaaatccctgcaaattaagggggaccactaggtcaccagaactagcctccccattgggggagatttcctttcacttcccgtcccataacaggaagtgagaggaaatccctgcaaattaagggggaCCCCAAGTTCACCAGAACTAGcctagatttcccttcatttcctgtcccataacaaACAGTAAGTGAAGAAATCCCTGTAACTGAAGGGGGACCtacgtcaccagaactagtgtacccattggaggggggggagatttcctttcacttcctgtcccatagccaaacaggaagtgagaggcaatCCCTACAAATTAAGGGGGACCCCAagttcaccagaactagtgtccccattgggaagatttcctttcacttcctatcccataaccaaacaggaagtgagaggaaaccacTACAAATTGAGGACccctaggtcaccagaactaatgtccccattggggagatttccatttacttcctgtcccataacaaaacaggaagtgagtggaaatccctacaaatggaggacccccaggtcatcagaactagtgtccccattggagagattccccttcacttcctgtcccatagccaaacaggaagtgagaggaaatccctgcaaattaaggggaacccctaggtcaccagaactagtgtccccattggggagatttccatttacttcctgtcccatagccaaacaggaagtgagaggaaatacctaCAAATGAAGGGGGACccctaggtcaccagaactagtgtccctaacgtggaaatttcctttcacttcctatcccataaccaaacaggaagtaagaggaaatctctatAAATGAAGGGGGACCCCCAGGTAACCagtactagtgtccccattgggggaAGATtccacttcacttcctgtcccataataaaacaggaagtgagaggaaatcccaacccctaggtcaccagaactagcctagatttcccttcatttcctgtcccataacaaACAGTAAGTGAAGAAATCCCTGTAAATGAAGGGGGACCCCCAGgtaaccagaactagtgtccccattggggagatttcccttcacttcctgtcccatagccaaacaggaagtgcggGGCAATCGCTACAAATTAAGGGGGACCCCAAGTTCACCAGAACTAgcgtccccattggggagatttcccttcacttcctgtccctgctcAGCAGACTCCTCCTCCATCGTCCGGAAACACAATAACGCACAACAAGACACAGTTGCTCGAGTGCTTTAATGTAAGGAAAATAGAATCTCTCCAGGAAATATAAAGATTGGGATTGGCTGAGACATACGAGGGGGccggcactgatgtcaccgcccgTTATTAGGGGGGGGTGTGGTCACCCCAGGGTCATCCTCTCCCTCTGCAGCAGATAACTGGAGGTCCGGATGGCGAGCGGCAGGGAGGAGGAGCGGTCCTGGTGAAAGCACGGCCTCCCCACCTCGCCCGGCGGGGTCAGCACGAACTGAGCCACGCTGGGCAGCTTCAGGAGGTTGAGGAGCTCGGTGGCCCGTATGAGGATCTGCTCGCTGTCCTCCTCCCCGTACGCCGACACCATGGCGGAGCTCTGCACGCAGGACCTCATCTTGGACAGGTAGAGGGACACCCTGGGGATCAGGTCCTGGCTGCGGGAGGCCAGCTTGGTGAGAGTGGTCATCAGGGTGGTGACCACCCGCGGCGAGGAGGAGACGGGGGCGCTGGAGGAGCCGCGCAGCTGCGTGATCTCAAACAACAAGGCCTCCAGGACCTCGAAGAAGCGGTTGACCTGCTCCACGGTGCAGCGCTTGTCGTGGGACACGGACAGGTACTCCCCCATGGCCCACACCACGTGGGTGAAGAAGGCCTCCTTGTTCTGGATGTTGCCCACCGTGCTGACGAAGTCCAGCAGCTCCCGGGAAAGCTCGATGACCGTGGAGGGGTGGAGGCGGCACAGGCGCGGGATCTGGGAGCTCAGCACCCGGTGCGCCTCAGCCTGGAAGGCGGAGGAGCCGTAGAGGAGGCCGCTGCGCCCCAAGACCGTCAGCAGGACTTGGTTGACCAGGGGGCCGTCTGCGAACGTTGCGATGGTGCGGACGTAGAGCTGGAGGAGGCCGGGGACCACCCGCGCGCACTGGACCACGCGGGGGGAGGCGCTCAGGTCCGAGAGCAGCTGCCGCAGCTGGGCGAAGTCCTCGGGGGGCGGCCCGTTCCACGCCTCGCAGCGCAGCAGGTACTGGAAGGCCTTCTTGTATTGGGGGTGGCGGAAGGCCTCGGCGGAGCTGGCGGGGAGCGAGGACGATTCGGGGGCCGTCGCCTTCTCCACCGACAGGGCGAAGTTCTGCTGGAGCATCATGGCGGCCGTCAGGCACGGCAGGTCCAGCAAGGCGTGGAGCATCTCGATGGCCGAGTCCGCCTTCAGCAGGAGCGGGAGGAGCTGGGCGAACTCCGCCCCCAGCGACGGGGCGTTCCACGCCAGCAGCTTCAGGAGGTTGGGGAAGCCGGAGCGGAAGGCCTCCACGTTCTCGGCCAGGAAGCCGCCGTTGGCTCGGCAGAAGCGGAGGAACTGGAAGGCCAGGGCGGGCCGGTGGTAGAAGTCGGCGGGGACCCTGGAGAAGAGGTGGCGGTAGACGGCCTCCGACTCCACGGCGGCGGCCTCGCTGTGGTTGAGGTAGAACTGGGCCACGGGCAGCAGGGCGGGCGCCAGGGAGGGCTCGGAGCAGAGGCGGGCGTGGAGGACCTTGAGGAGGGGGAGGGTCCGGTAGAGGAAGGACACGTCTTGCTTGCACAGGAGGTCGATGAGGCCCACGGCCTCCACCACGCAGGCCTTCTGGAGGTCCAGGTCGCCCCTCCTCGCCGGCTTGCGGTTGCATTGCTCCAGGACCCGGAGGCAATACTCAAAGCTCTTCTCCCTCAGGCGCTCCCGGGGCGGGAGGAGGCGGCTGGAGGTGGACGAGGCGGACACCATGGAGATGACGGAGCCCTCCACCTCCGACTTGTCTTCTGGCCCCGCCCCCGCCGCGCCGTAGAGGAGGAGCCAGCGGCGGAGGACGGAGAACCCTTGGACGTTCATCCACTGCTCCTCGCCCAGGTTGGGGCTCCCGCTGAGGACGGTGAAGAAGTCGGTGGAGGcggtgccgtccacctcgcagaCGGCGCCGGGCTGCTTGAGGCGGGGGCTGGTGAAGAAGCCGGCGGCGGGGGCCGCGGGGCCCCCCTGGTGGTGGGAGGCGTAGCGCAGCCAGTCGGCCATCTTCTTGCTGACGCCGTTGACGTTCTCCTCCTGGAGGATCTCCGGGCGGGCCCCCACCGCCCCCATCAGCGCCGGCAGGGCGGCCCGCAGGACGTGGCCCTCAGGGGCCCGGGACTCCAGCGCCCGGCACAGGCGGGGCCCCAGGTCCGTCAGGTCGCTATGGGTGGCCTGGGCCAGCAGTGCGGAGAAGAAGGGGCCCCCGGGCTGCAGGTTGGGGCCCCAGGGCAGGCTCACCTCGGGGGAGGGGCATAGCTGGACCAAGATGGCGGCACTCAGGGCCTGGAGCTGAGGCTGGGGGCCCCACAGAGTCTCTACTAACTGCCCCAGCAGGGGGGAGGGCAGCCGGCGGCGCCCCCTGCTGGCGGCTGTGATGAGCTGCAGCCTCCGCAGGATATCCGCCGTCTCCGGACCGGGGCTGCTCAGGAGGCTCCGACACCGGCTATAGAATTTGTCCAGCTCGTCCCCCGACACTTCCCGGGCCTGCCGGAGCAGACTGTCCGCCGCCGGGCCGAACATCCCGCAAACACTTCCGGGTTCCGAGTCAGCTGACCGCGGAGTCACGTGACGCCCGAGCGCGCCGCTCTTCCGCCTTCCGTGGAGTCACGTGACCTTTCCCCGCCGCCTCCTCCAATGGTGGGAGGGAAACAGGGCGTGTCATGGGAAGAATGCCATTGGCTCTCtgcttccatagcaaccagtcagcgTTCTCCTTCTCTGGGAAGTAAACaccctgattggttgccatggtaACTTCAGAGCCCTGACTggccccaggagctgacactctaccaGGCTGTGATATGATCCCTACTgctgggaggatggggggtctgatccCTACTGCTGGGATGATGGGGGGGGAGGACAGACTGAGGAGCGGCTCTGCTCGGCAACTAATCAGATTCTAGATTTCATTTTCAATGTTTTACTGACAATCTGAAGATggaatgtgattggctgattctaGTCTCCTCCCATAGAGGGCGGGTACGATGTATACACGGAGCTCCCCTCCTCCGCTCTCCGCGGATCCTCCGATCTCAGCACCGGAAGTGCTGCCGAGTCAGTGTCAGCCGgcagtcacgtgaccccgccccactTCCGGTCTCCTGCAGTCACGTGACCAGCGGCCTCCTCCACAGCAGAGGATCCGGGAGACATCAAGGAGGATGGAGGGGCCCCCCGGGGTgagtgaggggggaggggagcatGGCAACACCCTGCAGAGCATCACACCCATACACGCTGCAATTCTCTGCAGAGCATCCCCTCCACATACACAACACTCTGCAGAGCATTACACCTTCTGTATATAGTGCTCTGCACAACTTTATACACTGTACAGTCCTCTGCAGAGCATTACATCCTCTGTATACacagtgcaatgctctgcagagcTTCACACCTTCTATGCAGAGTCCCCTCCCCGTATACAGagacggtgtaatactctgcagagtcccctccccgtatacagagacggtgtaatactctgcagggtcccctccccgtatacagaaagtgtaatactctgcagagtcctctccccgtatacagagacggtgtaatactctgcagggtcctctccccgtatacagagacggtgtaatactctgcagactcccctccccgtatacagagacggtgtaatactctgcagactcccctccccgtatacagagacggtgtaatactctgcagagtcccctccccgtatacagagacggtgtaatactctgcagagtcccctccccgtatacagagacggtgtaatactctgcagagtcccctccccgtatacagagacggtgtaatactctgcagagtcccctccccgtatacagaaagtgtaatactctgcagagtcccctccccgtatacagagacggtgtaatactctgcagagtcccctccccgtatacagagacggtgtaatactctgcagagtcctctccccgtatacagagacggtgtaatactctgcagagtcccctccccgtatacagagacggtgtaatactctgcagagtcccctccccgtatacagagacggtgtaatactctgcagagtcccctccccgtatacagagacggtgtaatactctgcagagtcccctccccgtatacagagacggtgtaatactctgcagagtcccctccccgtatacagagacggtgtaatactctgcagagtcccctccccatatacagagacggtgtaatactctgcagagtcccctccccgtatacagagacggtgtaatactctgcagagtcccctccccgtatacagagacggtgtaatactctgcagagtcccctccccgtatacagagacggtgtaatactctgcagagtcccctccccgtatacagagacggtgtaatactctgcagagtcccctccccgtatacagagacggtgtaatactctgcagagtcctctccctgtatacagagggtgtaatactctgcagagtcccctccccgtatacagacggtgtaatactctgcagggtcctctccctgtatacagagggtgtaatactctgcagagtcccctccccgtatacagagggtgtaatactctgcagagtcctctccccgtatacagagacggtgtaatactctgcagagtcccctccccgtatacagagacggtgtaatgctctgcagagtcccctccccgtatacagagacggtgtaatactctgcagagtcccctccccgtatacagacggtgtaatactctgcagactcccctccccgtatacagagacggtgtaatactctgcagagtcccctccccgtatacagacggtgtaatactctgcagagtcccctccccgtatacagagacggtgtaatactctgcagggtcccctccccgtatacagagacggtgtaatactctgcagagtcccctccccgtatacagagggtgtaatactctgcagggtcctctccctgtatacagacggtgtaatactctgcagggtcCTCTCCCCGTATACAgagggtgtaatactctgcagggtcctctccccgtatacagagacggtgtaatactctgcagagtcccctccccgtatacagagacggtgtaatactctgcagagtcccctccccgtatacagagacggtgtaatactctgcagggtcCTCTCTCCGTATACAGagacggtgtaatactctgcagggtcCTCTCTCCGTATACAGagacggtgtaatactctgcagggtcctctccccgtatacagagacggtgtaatactctgcagagtcctctccccgtatacagagacggtgtaatactctgcagagtcccctccccgtatacagagggtgtaatactctgcagggtcctctccctgtatacagacggtgtaatactctgcagggtcCTCTCCCCGTATACAgagggtgtaatactctgcagggtcctctccccgtatacagagacggtgtaatactctgcagagtcccctccccgtatacagagacggtgtaatactctgcagagtcccctccccgtatacagagacggtgtaatactctgcagggtcCTCTCTCCGTATACAGagacggtgtaatactctgcagggtcCTCTCTCCGTATACAGagacggtgtaatactctgcagggtcctctccccgtatacagagacggtgtaatactctgcagagtcctctccccgtatacagagacggtgtaatactctgcagagtcccctccccgtatacagagacggtgtaatactctgcagagtcccctccccgtatacagagacggtgtaatactctgcagagtcccctccccgtatacagagacggtgtaatactctgcagagtcccctccccgtatacagagacggtgtaatgctctgcagagtcctctccccgtatacagagacggtgtaatactctgcagagtcccctccccgtatacagacggtgtaatgctctgcagagtcctctccccgtatacagagacggtgtaatactctgcagggtcCTCTCCCCGTATACAgagggtgtaatactctgcagggtcctctccccgtatacagagacggtgtaatactctgcagagtcccctccccgtatacagagacggtgtaatactctgcagagtcccctccccatatacagagacggtgtaatactctgcagggtcccctccccgtatacagacggtgtaatactctgcagactcccctccccgtatacagagacggtgtaatactctgcagactcccctccccgtatacagagacggtgtaatactctgcagagtcccctccctgtatacagagacggtgtaatactctgcagagtcccctcccccgtatacagagacggtgtaatactctgcagagtcccctcccccgtatacagagacggtgtaatactctgcagagtcccctccccgtatacagagacggtgtaatactctgcagagtcccctccccgtatacagagacggtgtaatactctgcagagtcccctcccccGTATACAGAGACGGTGTCATACTCTGCAGAGTCCTCTCCCCGTATACAGagacggtgtaatactctgcagagtcccctccccgtatacagagggtgtaatactctgcacagtcccctccccgtatacagagacggtgtaatactctgcagagtcccctccccgtatacagagacggtgtaatactctgcagggtcccctccccgtatacagagacggtgtaatactctgcagagtcccctccccgtatacagagacggtgtaatactctgcagggtcccctccccgtatacagagacggtgtaatactctgcagagtcccctcccccgtatacagagacggtgtaatactctgcagagtcccctccccgtatacagagacggtgtaatactctgcagagtcccctccccgtatacagagacggtgtaatactctgcagggtcccctccccgtatacagacggtgtaatactctgcagactcctctccccgtatacagagacggtgtaatactctgcagactcccctccccgtatacagagacggtgtaatactctgcagagtcccctccccgtatacagagacggtgtaatactctgcagagtcccctccccgtatacagagacggtgtaatactctgcagggtcccctccccgtatacagagacggtgtaatactctgcagggtcccctccccgtatacagacggtgtaatactctgcagagtcctctccccgtatacagagacggtgtaatactctgcagggtcccctccccgtatacagagacggtgtaatactctgcagagtcccctccccgtatacagagacggtgtaatactctgcagagtcccctccccgtatacagagacggtgtaatactctgcagggtcCTCTCCCCGTATACagacggtgtaatactctgcagagtcccctccccgtatacagagacggtgtaatactctgcagagtcccctccccgtatacagagacggtgtaatactctgcagagtcccctccccgtatacagagacggtgtaatactctgcagagtcccctccccgtatacagagacggtgtaatactctgcagggtcccctccccgtatacagagacggtgtaatactctgcagagtcccctccccgtatacagagacggtgtaatactctgcagagtccTCTCCCCGTATACAgagggtgtaatactctgcagagtcccctccccgtatacagacggtgtaatactctgcagagtcccctccccgtatacagagacggtgtaatactctgcagagtcccctccccgtatacagagggtgtaatactctgcagagtcccctccccgtatacagagacggtgtaatactctgcagagtcccctccccgtatacagagacggtgtaatactctgcagagtcctctccccgtatacagagacggtgtaatactctgcagagtcctctccccgtatacagagacggtgtaatactctgcagagtcccctccccgtatacagagacggtgtaatactctgcagagtcctctccccgtatacagagacggtgtaatactctgcagagtcccctccccgtatacagagacggtgtaatactctgcagagtcccctccccgtatacagagacggtgtaatactctgcagagtcccctccccgtatacagagacggtgtaatactctgcagagtcccctcccccgtatacagagacggtgtaatactctgcagagtcccctccccgtatacagagacggtgtaatactctgcagagtcccctccctgtatacagagacggtgtaatactctgcagagtcccctccccgtatacagagacggtgtaatactctgcagagtcccctcctcgtatacagagacggtgtaatactctgcagagtcctctccccgtatacagagacggtgtaatactctgcagagtcccctccccgtatacagagacggtgtaatactctgcagagtcccctccccgtatacagagacggtgtaatactctgcagggtcCCCTCCCCATATACAGagacggtgtaatactctgcagagtcccctccccgtatacagagacggtgtaatactctgcagactcccctccccgtatacagagacggtgtaatactctgcagagtcccctccccgtatacagacggtgtaatactctgcagagtcccctccccgtatacagagacggtgtaatactctgcagagtcccctccccgtatacagagacggtgtaatactctgcagagtcccctcccccgtatacagagacggtgtaatactctgcagagtcccctccccgtatacagagacggtgtaatactctgcagagtccTCTCCCCGTATACagacggtgtaatactctgcagagtcccctccccgtatacagagacggtgtaatactctgcagagtcccctccccgtatacagagacggtgtaatactctgcagagtcccctccccgtatacagagacggtgtaatactctgcagagtcccctccccgtatacagagacggtgtaatactctgcagagtcccctccccgtatacagagacggtgtaatactctgcagggtcccctccccgtatacagacggtgtaatactctgcagactcccctccccgtatacagagacggtgtaatactctgcagggtcccctccccgtatacagacggtgtaatactctgcagggtcccctccccgtatacagagacggtgtaatactctgcagagtcccctccccgtatacagacggtgtaatactctgcagagtcctctccctgtatacagagacggtgtaatactctgcagggtcccctccccgtatacagagacgtgtaatactctgcagagtcccctccccgtatacagagacggtgtaatactctgcagggtcccctccccgtatacagagacggtgtaatactctgcagagtcccctccccgtatacagagactgtgtaatactctgcagagtcctctccccgtatacagagacggtgtaatactctgcagagtcccctccccgtatacagagacggtgtaatactctgcagagtcccctccccgtatacagacggtgtaatactctgcagagtcccctccccgtatacagagacggtgtaatactctgcagagtccTCTCCCCGTATACagacggtgtaatactctgcagagtcccctccccgtatacagagacggtgtaatactctgca
This genomic window contains:
- the AP5Z1 gene encoding AP-5 complex subunit zeta-1 — translated: MFGPAADSLLRQAREVSGDELDKFYSRCRSLLSSPGPETADILRRLQLITAASRGRRRLPSPLLGQLVETLWGPQPQLQALSAAILVQLCPSPEVSLPWGPNLQPGGPFFSALLAQATHSDLTDLGPRLCRALESRAPEGHVLRAALPALMGAVGARPEILQEENVNGVSKKMADWLRYASHHQGGPAAPAAGFFTSPRLKQPGAVCEVDGTASTDFFTVLSGSPNLGEEQWMNVQGFSVLRRWLLLYGAAGAGPEDKSEVEGSVISMVSASSTSSRLLPPRERLREKSFEYCLRVLEQCNRKPARRGDLDLQKACVVEAVGLIDLLCKQDVSFLYRTLPLLKVLHARLCSEPSLAPALLPVAQFYLNHSEAAAVESEAVYRHLFSRVPADFYHRPALAFQFLRFCRANGGFLAENVEAFRSGFPNLLKLLAWNAPSLGAEFAQLLPLLLKADSAIEMLHALLDLPCLTAAMMLQQNFALSVEKATAPESSSLPASSAEAFRHPQYKKAFQYLLRCEAWNGPPPEDFAQLRQLLSDLSASPRVVQCARVVPGLLQLYVRTIATFADGPLVNQVLLTVLGRSGLLYGSSAFQAEAHRVLSSQIPRLCRLHPSTVIELSRELLDFVSTVGNIQNKEAFFTHVVWAMGEYLSVSHDKRCTVEQVNRFFEVLEALLFEITQLRGSSSAPVSSSPRVVTTLMTTLTKLASRSQDLIPRVSLYLSKMRSCVQSSAMVSAYGEEDSEQILIRATELLNLLKLPSVAQFVLTPPGEVGRPCFHQDRSSSLPLAIRTSSYLLQRERMTLG